Proteins encoded within one genomic window of Ascaphus truei isolate aAscTru1 chromosome 8, aAscTru1.hap1, whole genome shotgun sequence:
- the TRIM8 gene encoding E3 ubiquitin-protein ligase TRIM8, translating into MLIKQQDRLEEREQDIEDQLYKLESDKRLVEEKVNQLKDEVRQQYDKLHQILDEDLRKTMNILDKAQAKFCNENAAQVLQLNERMQEAKKLLSSVQVMFDKTEDINFMKNTKSVKMLMDRTQNCTGGSLPPPKIGHLNSKLFLNEIAKKEKQLRKMLEGPFSTPVPFLQSIPMYPCNVSSSGAEKRKHSAAFPEGSFLEPPPGTVTGQYISQGSSAGEGQSVQPMVPCSSTQHIVGLPSGPQPVHSNSVFNPSHYPNSTSSQQSVLSQYGGRKILVCSVDNCYCSSVTNHGGHQTYPRSGHFPWTVSSQEYSHPLPPTPSVTQSLPGLAVREWIDASQQHGRQDFYRVYGQPATKHYVTS; encoded by the exons ATGCTCATCAAGCAGCAGGACCGCTTGGAAGAACGGGAGCAGGACATTGAAGACCAGCTCTACAAACTGGAATCGGACAAGAGACTGGTTGAG GAAAAAGTGAACCAGCTGAAGGACGAGGTGCGCCAGCAGTACGACAAGTTGCACCAGATCCTGGACGAGGATCTGAGGAAAACCATGAACATTCTGGATAAGGCCCAAGCCAAGTTCTGCAACGAGAACGCGGCACAGGTTTTGCAGCTGAATGAGCGCATGCAGGAGGCGAAGAAGCTGCTGAGCTCTGTGCAGGTCATGTTCGACAAAACTGAGGACATCAACTTCATGAAG AATACGAAGTCGGTGAAGATGCTGATGGACAG GACTCAGAACTGCACAGGGGGCAGCCTTCCTCCTCCCAAAATTGGGCACCTAAACTCCAAGCTCTTCCTAAATGAGATTGCCAAGAAAGAAAAGCAGCTGAGGAAGATGCTGGAAG GCCCCTTCAGCACCCCTGTGCCATTCCTGCAGAGCATCCCCATGTATCCTTGCAATGTAAGCAGCTCCGGGGCGGAAAAGCGCAAGCATTCAGCTGCCTTcccagagggaagtttcctcgaGCCGCCACCCGGAACGGTTACTGGCCAGTACATAAGCCAGGGATCTTCCGCTGGCGAAGGGCAGTCTGTGCAACCCATGGTGCCTTGCAGCTCCACCCAGCACATAGTAGGACTTCCCAGCGGCCCACAGCCGGTCCACTCCAACTCGGTCTTCAATCCTTCCCACTACCCCAACAGCACATCATCTCAACAGTCGGTCCTTTCCCAGTATGGTGGCCGCAAGATCCTGGTCTGCTCCGTGGACAACTGTTACTGTTCCTCTGTGACCAACCACGGCGGCCATCAGACCTACCCCAGGTCTGGCCACTTCCCCTGGACAGTCTCTTCGCAGGAGTactcccacccactcccacccaccccttcaGTAACTCAGTCGCTTCCAGGACTCGCTGTCAGAGAATGGATCGATGCATCCCAGCAGCATGGACGACAGGATTTCTACAGAGTCTACGGGCAGCCTGCCACTAAGCACTATGTCACCAGTTAA